In the uncultured Fibrobacter sp. genome, CGTCATCTTTTCGCGGGCGCTGCTTTTCGTCAGATAAAGGAGCGGAGCTTCCTGCGTGTACTTTTCCCGGTTATAAGTCTTAGATGCCGCCACACGGTCGCAGAACATTTCCTTGATATAACGGTCGGGCATATCGATAGGCACCAACTTCTTGGTTTCCATTTCGTAGTCGTACCAAAATTCAAAGTGATGCTTGTTTCTGCCCTTGTGATGCATCCACGCAAGGCTATAGCCCTTGTCTAGGCGTTCACCGTTATTGGGCGACTGGTTTCCCAAATAGTATTTCGCACCGGGAATAAATTCAGACGGGCTATACTTGGAAAGATCGTGAAAAAGCCCCTGAAAGCCAATCCCCGCCTTAAAGCAGAGCCGGATTACCTCGTTTCGATGTTTCGTTATCGTCAAGAAATGTTTTAGAGGATGCATTTTCATAACCGAACCACATCATCACACAAGTCCAGCATGGCTGTACGGTGCGTCACGATAATCATCGTCTTGTCGCGAAGCTCCGTAAAAAGCCTCCGGTAAAGTTCACGTTCCGTCTCTTCGTCCAGAGCAGAACTGATTTCGTCAAAGAGCATAATGTTTCCGGGGCGCAGGAGTCCACGTGCAATGGCAAGCCGCTGCGCCTGGCCTTCGCTGAGTCCGCCGCCGCGTTCGCTCAGTTCCGTATCTAGTCCCTGGGGCAAATCATATACAAATTCGGCGCAAGCAAGCGTAAGCACCCTTTGCAATTCACTTTCGCTTGCATCCGGCTTTGCTAGCAGCAGATTGTAGCGGATGGAACCGCTCATCAGCGTGTTTCCTTGCGGAACGTACACAAAGTTTCCGCGCAAGTCTTCGGAAAGGGCGTACACCTCGCCCCCCATCGCGCCATCGTTAGTACTCTCGGAATAGAGAAGCATTCGTCCGCAGTCGGGCTTGATAAAGCCCAGCAACAGGCGCAGCAAGGTCGTTTTCCCCTTGCCGGTTTCCCCCATAATCGCAACCTTGCTTCCCGGCCTGAAATCGTAATTAAACTTGCTGATGATTTCGTTTCGTTCCCCGACGTAGCCAAAAGAGACATTTTCGATGCGGACACCGAGTTTTCCTTCGAGCACCGAGGAATTATTTTCATGAGATGCAGCAAGGTCTCCGTCGCATTCCTTTTCCAGTTCCTGCAAGCGTTCCACCCCGGCCATCGCCTGAACCACTCGCGGGCCCATATTCAACAGCGAAAAAACCGGACGCTGGATTTGCCCCACCAGTTGCAAAAAAGACGTCATCACGCCAAACGTAATGAGTCCGTTTCGAAGTCCGAGGCCACCCCAGATAAAGGCAATCAAGTAACCCAGCCCAAACGTACAGCCAAACAGGAGCCTCGTAAGCAAGGTAAACTTCGCCCGGTGCCCCACATTCTGCCGAAGATCGCCCTGTCCACGGTCCAGCTGCGAGGTCACCCAAGGTTCACTCCCCAGCGAACGCAACACGGCGTTGTATTCCACGCCTTCTTGCACCTGCATCTGAATGCGGCTTTCGCTTTTGCGGATTTCGAGGGTCATCTTCTTTAACCGGTAAGAAATCAGCTTCGCAAAGCTCATTGCAATGGGCGAAAGCAGCAAAAGAATCCACGCCAGCCGAGAATCGAACATTCTAAGCAGCAAAAAGGCGCCCACCAGCTGCAGCGTCGTCACCACCATTTCCGGGAACGTATCAATCGCGACTTCGCTAATGGTTTCAATGTCCTTTGAAAAGCGCGAGGTAATGTCGCCGGAATGCAGGACTTCGATATCAAAGAGCTTTCGCCGAAACAGCAGCCCAAACATCATGAGCCGCAACCGGTTTGCCGCCCGCACCGTCTCTAACGTTGTCAGGTAGTGGCAAATTTGCCGAATCACGATTCCCCCGAGCATCGAGAGAACCAAGTAGACTATCATACGGACGATGTCTTCGTCGCTTCCGGTTCGAATGGTTTCATCGATAAAGCGCTTCGAAAGCCAAACCATCAACAAACCCAGGGCAACGCCTATTCCACCCAGTACAATCCGGATAGAAAGCGTCAGGCGAAACCCCTGCGAATAGCGCCACAGCCAGGCAAGACCGCTCATTCGACTACATTCACCTTTTTCCATTCATTCACGATTTTTTCCACATCGAGCCGAGCCTGTTCGGGGGTCACGTCGTAAACACCGCACAAGGCATCGGCCAGGCCTTCCACCGTAAACTCCTCGGATGCACTCGCCTGATTCCAGAGCCATGCCGCCGTTTCATTCAGGCAGAGCAGTCGTCCAAAATCAAGGGCATTTACGCCTTCGCCCATAATTACCTGTTCGCCACACACTTCGCGCAGCACAAAACCTTTTTTAATTCGCATATTATACCAGCCTTCTATAAATTGCCAACAGCCACCGCCTCACCGGCAATAGCCAAAACCAAATTTTTGCTTTCACCCGTTGCCTGCGGGATTCAAGCGATATCCTTTTTTTACCGCAAACCACATGAGTCACCTTAGCGCGGACGTCGTTTACCTTACAATGTTCGCGCAAGCACAGGTTTCCGTCTCCCATCAGCGTCACGTCTTCACCCGCGATATCGACAATACGGTGAATCACAAAATGCCCATTTTCGACCCGTGCAAGTATGACATCGCCCCGTTTCAGTGCAGACTGCTTTACCAGCACCACGCTATCGCGCCCCCCTACAATAAACGGAAGCATACTGCGCCCGTTCACGGGAAACGTCACTTCGACGCCTTCGTCGACCAGGCGAATCGCCTCGGCCATAATCAGATCGTCGCTAACCACGCAGGGCCCCAGTCACCGTAGAACAACAGAGCTTCGCGGCGGCCTCATCCGGCAGGCATTCCAGATACCAGGCGGGAATGTTTTTAGCCATCGCATTTTCGGATGCATGCAGACCATCGGCAATGCGCCTTTCCCAGCGTTTGCCAGAAATGCAGGGAACAATCGCCGCATACGCCTGCACCCCGCGCAAGCGTGTAATTTTGTTGAATGGGGCCTGCGAAAGCAGAACCGCTCCGCCGAGCGGATATTCCTCGTTCTTGTAGCAGGGAGTCTTTCCGCTCCACGGTGAACCATAGACAACC is a window encoding:
- a CDS encoding DUF5662 family protein — protein: MHPLKHFLTITKHRNEVIRLCFKAGIGFQGLFHDLSKYSPSEFIPGAKYYLGNQSPNNGERLDKGYSLAWMHHKGRNKHHFEFWYDYEMETKKLVPIDMPDRYIKEMFCDRVAASKTYNREKYTQEAPLLYLTKSSAREKMTETTYRKLLYLLKMLAEKGEKETLAFMRRTKVLPTE
- a CDS encoding PqqD family protein, whose product is MRIKKGFVLREVCGEQVIMGEGVNALDFGRLLCLNETAAWLWNQASASEEFTVEGLADALCGVYDVTPEQARLDVEKIVNEWKKVNVVE
- a CDS encoding S24/S26 family peptidase produces the protein MVSDDLIMAEAIRLVDEGVEVTFPVNGRSMLPFIVGGRDSVVLVKQSALKRGDVILARVENGHFVIHRIVDIAGEDVTLMGDGNLCLREHCKVNDVRAKVTHVVCGKKRISLESRRQRVKAKIWFWLLPVRRWLLAIYRRLV
- a CDS encoding ABC transporter ATP-binding protein, with the translated sequence MSGLAWLWRYSQGFRLTLSIRIVLGGIGVALGLLMVWLSKRFIDETIRTGSDEDIVRMIVYLVLSMLGGIVIRQICHYLTTLETVRAANRLRLMMFGLLFRRKLFDIEVLHSGDITSRFSKDIETISEVAIDTFPEMVVTTLQLVGAFLLLRMFDSRLAWILLLLSPIAMSFAKLISYRLKKMTLEIRKSESRIQMQVQEGVEYNAVLRSLGSEPWVTSQLDRGQGDLRQNVGHRAKFTLLTRLLFGCTFGLGYLIAFIWGGLGLRNGLITFGVMTSFLQLVGQIQRPVFSLLNMGPRVVQAMAGVERLQELEKECDGDLAASHENNSSVLEGKLGVRIENVSFGYVGERNEIISKFNYDFRPGSKVAIMGETGKGKTTLLRLLLGFIKPDCGRMLLYSESTNDGAMGGEVYALSEDLRGNFVYVPQGNTLMSGSIRYNLLLAKPDASESELQRVLTLACAEFVYDLPQGLDTELSERGGGLSEGQAQRLAIARGLLRPGNIMLFDEISSALDEETERELYRRLFTELRDKTMIIVTHRTAMLDLCDDVVRL